The Chelonia mydas isolate rCheMyd1 chromosome 1, rCheMyd1.pri.v2, whole genome shotgun sequence nucleotide sequence cttgttccgccgcttgtgcagggaaagcccctggcaggccgggccggtttgtttacgtgccacgtccgcaggttcggccgtttgtggctcccactggccacggttcactgctccaggccagtgggggctgcgggaagcagcgcgggctgagggacgtactggccgccgcttccagcagctcccattggcctggagcagcaaacctcggccactgggagctgcgatcagccaaacctgcggatgcggcaggtaaacaaaccggcctggcccggcaggggctttccctgcacaagcggcggaacaagtttgggagccactgaTGTATAACGTTCTCCCTAGCAATTTTGAGGAGGCAGCATAATTTAAAACAACTTTTGGGCCGCTAGACTTTTACATATAGTTTAGTGCATAGCACGCATGTTAATATAGACTATTGTAATTACGCTTAATATATTTAATTAGTGGATTTAGTCTAATAGAAATGTATGGACAATGAGTAATGGTGCAGATGACTAGATGCTATGCACTGTGTTAAATATTGAAACAAGGGAGCTGTAGAGCTTTTATCCGCATAGTAAGGCAGTATGTACTAAATTCTGTATTCAGATTGTTTGCCCTCTTTGTTTATTTGGAACCTTACCAGCTCTTAATTACTGAGGGGAAAGTGTTTTCTGAACTTTGACACTACTGTTTTTTTTATGTCTGCTGTGGGCAAATTAATTAAATATCTCGTGATTCACAATCTGTCAATGTGTTTTTTCCTTTCAGTGCCATTCTTTCATcctattttttaaaggaaaaacttaATCTGCATGGAAAAATTGGATGTTTGTTGAGTATATTAGGGTCAACTGTGATGGTCATTCATGCTCCACAAGAAGAGGAGGTAGAAACTTTGAATGAAATGTCCCACAAGCTAGGAGATCCAGGTGAGAGAAAATGTCAAGTTCGTCTGTAGGTAGCAGGGTAGTTAATGTAGGAAGGTAAGTATGTTTAACCTACTTTGCTAAAAGGACTGTGGTTCATTTACAGTTGCAACTGTTGCAAATTTCTAGTACCAAAAAGTTAAAGACCACTCTGTGTTTCTACATCTGTAAATAAAATATGGGTTTGAATTCTACAATAGACTTAGCAGGAGCTTTGAAGGATACCAGTGAATTTATTTTGTACAGAATGTCAGGATTAAACAATGAGGTCAATTTTTGTCCAAGTAAAAGTATGTTctgaaagaataataaattagCAGTTTAATATGTTAACCTAAGAAGCAGACAGCTATTTTCCTCTTGTTACATTTTCTGCAAAGAAACGTCATCTGTTTAAGGTAATTTTGAgcctatctttaaaaatgaaGCATAGACTGTGGGGAAAATTTACAATATCAGAGGGTTACCATTAGGACTAGTAGCTAAAATTTAGGTCAGAGAGTCGTCTGTGTTTCACATTATATTCAAATAAAAATGAGAGATCTACCTCTTGTATAGCAGTTgatatctgtagatctcaaagcactttacaaagaaggtaaagctccattttacagatgaaactGAGGGGTGATATGACTTATTCGAGGGCATTATCAGCATGTCCGATTGGTGGCTTAAAATTCCTGTTGCTGAGTGAAGCacccaaatcaaaacaaatcGGACAGCATTCAGATATATGCCTACACCCTATGGGCTCTCCATACCCCTGGTTCTGTGCTTTTTAATAATCCAAGGATTGCGGTAAAAGGGAGGCTGGCTTTCTAGCGCCATATTCTTCATTTCAGAGCCTGGGAGAGAAGTAGAGTTTGGAATTGCAGGCATGCCAGCAATCGTAGTTCCATGCTTATTTTAGCCAGCTCATCAGTTGTCATAAGATTTGTTGTAGCCTCCATTTTGGAAGACTTGTAGAAGAAAAATCATCATTTGAACATGTAATTAATAAAGTGAAGGGGAGAAATCAGCCTTGACTTGTCGCCCTTAAAATATGCACTATGTTTCTTGGTACCTAACAGGATGCTCTTGTGTACTGTATataaataagtgattttttttcccccctactgcaGGTTTTGTGGTTTTTGCAACACTTGTCGTCATTGTGTCCTTAATATTGATATTTGTGGTAGGACCTCGCCATGGACAGACCAACATTCTTGTGTACATAACAATCTGCTCTGTAATTGGAGCATTGTCAGTCTCCTGTGTGAAAGGCTTGGGCATCACTATCAAGGAACTTATTGCAGGAAAACCTGTGCTAAAACATCCTTTGTCCTGGATTCTGCTGTTAAGTCTTATAATCTGTGTGAGCACACAGATCAACTATTTAAACAGAGCTCTGGATATATTCAACACTTCCATAGTGACTCCAATATATTATGTATTCTTTACAACATCTGTTTTAACTTGTTCTGCTATCCTTTTCAAGGAGTGGCAACACATGTCTGCTGCTGACATTATTGGTACCTTCAGTGGTTTTCTCACGATCATTGTGGGGATCTTCTTATTGCATGCCTTTAAAGATGTAAATTTCACTCTAGCAAATCTGCCTGTCTCCTTGCGGAAAGATGACAGAGCAATCAATGGCACTCTGCCAACCACATATGAATGCTTTAATCATGACGAAGAAAGCTCAACCTGTGTAGGTGAAATACACTCCAATGAGAGTGTCCCCTCCAGGAGAAATGGAAGTCTGGCAGCATTCTGAAAATGTGTTAAGAAAAGAACAattctgtaacttttttttttttttggctgtaaAATGTCTGAGTTTGCGTTTGGAAGCAGATGATGTACTTGAACAATATGTACAGACAATCGTTAATTTTTAGGTTTGATTAGTTTGGACCAAGAATAGTGATGGAGTTTTAATTTGccttattttactttaaaaagacaCACTGAAATGACCTCAGTagatggtttgtttttgttgctcttaagTTATCTGTGTAaacttgtaaatatttttaatttgaattttccattttaaagactTATTGCACTAATGACAATTTTAACTATATCAAAAATAAATTGCTTTAATTTTGCATTGGTGGTAAGCACATTGACATGAACCTGAATCTTTTGCAAAATGAATATCCACTGTGTCTGTTTCAGCATATGGAAGTGTAAGACTATTAACCTGAAATGCACTGAAAGGTGTAGGGAGCAACTTACAGTAGATGTCACTAAAGTAGCTAATTACAGCGCTTGTGGGAAGCGTCAACTAAACTAGTTTAACTGATTACTACTACTGAGGCATTAGTAAACTTGAAACAGTAAAGACTCAGGAAGAGTATGTTCAgaatggtttgtttttatttaaactgatttaaagagtttttaaattgtttgaacaTACTTCAGAGGGAAAGGAAATTGTACAACCTAGCAAGTCTTCAAGATCAATTTAATATCAAGTTAGGTAGAATGTAAAAGGTAAGTACTAACTAAAAAGGATATCTATCATTTAGACGCTGataatgaaattttttttaattgtcagacCTGTATTCTCTCCTCCCTAACAAATGTAACTCGCTGTCTTGTAGTGGGTTTTTACTCTGTCAGCAACAGTTTAGCGCTTGCTGGATGTCATTTTCTTGAGAAACAAATAAAACCCTAGACAGTTAGGAGTTTCCCTTCCAAGACCATTTGTAGGCTTTTAACTACTGCTATGTTACACTTCTGTGTAGAATTGCAGCTGTgggaagctttattttatttgtggaaATGCAAAGTTACTACTAGTAGTAATAGGTTaaatgtatgtggggggggggggaaatttaTACAGGGCAAATCAGTGTTTGAATGCACTTTATATCATTTCTCAGTCAGTGGGAGTCAGTTCCCAAAAGTGAGAACCATCCTGCTGCAATCTTGGAAAGGTCACTTCCAACAATGAGCAAGAATAGCTCAGATAATCTTAACTACTGCAGTGAATCACAGGTAAGATGCGGTCATCTCTCAGGTAACTGGTGTCCAGATCATTCACTGATTTTAGTGATAgccaccagaggtgaaagtaagtcaGTATGGAGGGAGAGTCTAGAGAAAGCAGGGCACTGGCAGGCATGGTGAAGCGCTGCCTcttaccccctccccctggctggctgtggtttttgccaaaaaaaaaaaaaaaaaaaaaaggcaaggggCTACGCTGCACCATGCCTGCCAGTGCCCTGTTTTCCCTAGCCCCTCCTTAGTTCCAAGGAAGTCAGATATCAAGGATTGTGTAATCTCCTTTCCACGCACATAAAAGGGTGCAGGGAGCACACCTATGGGTGGCTAGTAGTAGGGGAAGGCAGGGGTGAATGAAGGACAACTAGAAGAGTCTTCATGAAATGTACAAGATGCTTAgagaaagttttgtcaaaacaaaaagaGATCTGGCCCCATGTCCTAAGGATATTTCAGGTCTTTAATGCAATATATAAAGAGGGTGGAATGAAAATTACTATTCCTTTCAAAGAAGGCACAATAATTTCCCTGAATATCcagttttccccttccctccctttgtgGTTTTTTCTATTGTGCTATTTGCTTTCCCTGTGAATCTTTAGTTGCTTTTAGCAAAACTGCTTTGCCTAAAATAAACCTGAAACCATGTTCTCGCCatgttctctattttttttttttttttttaaagagtaacaTTTCAAAGAGGCTCTACAAACATCACAGTCCATGATCCTCTgctggggagggaatgggatTGATCTGAACTTGGAAATGGTTTCTGATTTTGATTGTATTTTTTGTGTATTATATTATTGGAGATTGCCTCATCCAGGGAGCAGAAAACTGCCCCTGGGTTGGtcatgcaccccctccccccaacaactGTGAGTGAAATTAACAAAGATGTCAGAAATGGCCCCTAATCCCATGGTCTGAACCACAGAGGAAACAGCTGCGTTTAAACTGTTCTTATGCAGTGGCaggcttctccctcagccagtcccTTTGCTGCAAGCTAGAGGGAAGCTGTTGCAGCCCCTGCTGAGTGCTTTTGTGGGGGGCggcccacagagccccctggttGGAAGAGGAGGGAGAGCAAGGAGAAAAATGTGACAGTGAGTGTTCACTTTTTCAGGCTTATTCCAATATTAAAGTTTTATTATAGACAGTATAGGAGGTAGTAGTAGCAGCTGCTTTATTTTCTGTAAGTCATGCAATGGGAGGGATCCATGCAGTATATAGGAGAGGTGGGTTGCTTGCAATTGGACTGTACTGGTAAGAAAtgtaaattactttcacccctgattgaTAGTCACTTTCAAGACCTTCTCCAAGGAGAGTGCATTACTGTAGTTTTAGTGGGCAGGTGATAAAGATGAAACAAACTTTGTCAGAAAAATAGTTCTAATCTCTTGGGGAAGCACCGTGGACTCCCTAAGAATTCAGGGATGGCTCCAATAAGACACAAAGCCTCTGAGTACAAGGAACACACATCCCCCAACATAAGCAATATCAATGCTTGAGTCCGTGTATATTTTGTTATGAAATGTTTTCGTTCTACAAAGTTACTCCACAACTTTAACTCTGATCCAGAATGCAGCATGTCCCTGTTTCACCTCTGTGTGTCTCTTAGCCCCTTGTAAATAACTTGTTGACAATCACTTAAATATTAATAGTGCTATCAAGTGGGACACTTCTGATGAGGAGGAAAACAAGATTAAGTACTGCTAAATAACTCTCATTCAAAGTAGCTTAAATGCAAACTTACTTTACAGACCAAAACTGTGTCTACAAGTATGACAGTTGAAAAGTAGATTGTTTTGAGCCTATTACATTCCTGGAAAAAAGGTAGCATAATCAAATGCCTGTAGTAATCCCTTTAAAGTATGAGCATTGCTGGACAAGCCCTAAACCAAGATAACGTTTTCACCAATTGTAGCTGAGTTGAAATGTTTGACAATTAAATGTTGAAATATTGCTTATTTACATGAGGAGTATTAATGAATGAGGGTACATTCAGTTAATTAAAAATACCCACCAAAATGCACTTTGACACCCCCTTGGCTGGGTAGGGTTTTAGTTATTGACTGTATCCCTTTGTTTCCTACTTACAGTTTAATGTGTAGTTAAAGGCCATACGGAATCACTAACATATTGGGATGCCTGACTTGTTAACCTGCTAATGTAGGCTTTTGTACATGCTTTGAATAGTGGTAACGCCTGTAAGCGTCAGTTATTGTGCTAGGGTCCTTTGCTTGATTAGCTGCTAAAAGTGCATTTATTATATCCTTCACCCAAGGCTATCCCTTTGCTTATCAAACACTAATGAAGCCTTACAAGCCCCACTTGCTATGACTCAAGAATGTGTACTGCACTTTACAGATATTTATAGTGTTTTATTTGCCTGTAagtctcagggcatgtctaccctACAAATGTACAGCAGCTAAGCTGTGCCACTATAGCACTTCTGGTGAAGACACTTTAAGCCAACAGAGAGCTATATTAGCAAGGAGAGCGCACTCCTGTTGGtgtaataactccacctctgagaggcagtagctggcagcaggagaagctctccagcCAACATAGCGTTGTCTACAGcagtgcttaggtcagtgtaattaTGTTGCTCAAGCAGTGTGGATTAGTCACACCCCTCAGTGATGTAATTACACTGAAGTAATTTTGTAGTGTTCAGGGCTCAATAGGGCAGAGAGGAATGAACCAAATTTTATTATTAGAATTTGCACATAAAGCATGCAGTTAGGAACTTACCCCACCCTCTGTGAAAGAGGTAAATATTGTACATTCTTTTTGTGCCTTATGAATTAAAGACacacttcctttcccttccctccaatTCTTTTGGCTCCTTTTTTCTGGAAGTGCTTAACGTGCACCTGACTTCTTTTATCATATgccttttaatgattttttttcttctctctttcctgGTATAAAGTGCAAAAAAATGAAGCAAAGCTGGGAAATTATAGGATAAAGCCAAGATAAAAGGAGAGCAACAGCCGAAGGGCCTTATACTTAAGCTATGATTGACAGAGCCTTGCTTTTTTTCTGGGTAGGTGAAACCATGGAAGGCCTCAAATGTTTTTGGCTGTAAGGCAGGGAAAAACTACAAGAGGCATTACAGATGAATAAGTGAAGTTGGATTACTTGTAACAGGACTTCTTCAAGATGAGACTGCATATTATGGGTATTGCACTTGATGTCCCCTTTGATTCCttccctcagcatctctgaaCAGAGTGAGGGCGAGGCACAGGACACAtgtgaaaaatataaaaaccaCTCAGGTTTGTGTCTGATAGAAGGAGATTGGTCAACTCCTGCCTTTTAACAGCCTAGCAGGCTGCAGCAGGCCATTGAGAATTGGTAAAGATATCCTGCTCTTGGAGGTATCCCCAAGAATGTCAAACACTGGATGGGAGGTCTCCTCCATGGCTACTGAAGGTAAATTCAATATGGATGCTGTGTGACCCACCAGGCCATGGAACTGTAGAGCGTCCTCAGAATGGAAAGAGGCAGACGCTCATCTGGTGATAAATCAGGTTTGTAGTCTCTCTCAGCGCTTTTTGAACAAGACCATACAatctcctcatcttcctctttcGATAGAGTATCAGGTGCCACTGCCTGAGATGCAGATGGATCCAATGGAACTGGGTCCAGGGATTCTCAGCTGCCAGATTCACTACAGGTGAAACATCCCTTCTCCATCTACAAGGATAACAACTTACAAATTCCTGTAGGAGCACCCCATTATAGAGCCCAGGACTGCCGCTCCCCAGCAACTTGGATCTGGGAACAAAtccacaggaggaggaggagcaaaaggAGGCATGAACCAGGAGGAATCCGTTCTCTTCCTCCTTTATCCTCCTCTAAACATGGATCCAGCCTTGGCTCTGCGCTAGACCACACAGATGAGAGCAATGGTCCTAGAGCGTGGAGAGAAATAAACAGGGAGAAAGCTTTTCATGGAGACTGTAGGAGACTGGAGGAGGAAGTCTAGACAGATCAGAGGAGAGGCTAATAATCTCCTGCTCTTCTCCTTTTTTCAGGTGAAGACAAACGTTAGCCTCTCTCTTCCTCAAGATCCTCTATTTCTTACTCAGATCAGAAGAATGCTCAGAAGCCAAACAGTGAATATCTGCCACTAAAGTAAGGGTCCACATAAGATTTGAAGAGGGACCCAGAACCAGAGCAGAGGTTGGAGCTGAAGAGCAGGATAGTGCAGGAGCCAATGAAATACCACTGGTTCTCAAAGTTGAAGCTGAAACAGGATTGGGTTTTGGAGCTGAGCCAAGGGGCCCATGACAGAGTTGGACGGATCCAACAAATCTGAACGCATGTGATCTGGCATTCTAACAGCCTaaccctgaagaagagctctgtatagcttgaaagcttgtctctctcaccaatagaagatggtccaacaaaagatatcgTGTCCCTCACCTTGTCACATCTAACAGTGTCTgtcttctcctcttctcccttacTGCCTTTTTTGGAACCGACACAGCTGGAGCAAACGTGGTTGTAAGTTCAAAGGCAGGTGGTTTGGCCTTTCTCCACCAACAGTGCCTTCAAAACTCTGACTGCCTGAGCCACAGGATCTGGAGTAGGACCCAAGAAAGTTCCAGTTTCCTGGAACCTTTGAGGTGCTTTGACTTGCTGGAAGAAGTCACAGGAGCCAAAGCAGGTGTCTCAGGCCTTGGATCAGATGA carries:
- the NIPA2 gene encoding magnesium transporter NIPA2; this encodes MIDVTVLNTSVAYEMIQSGGKYDFYIGLVLAMSSSIFIGGSFILKKKGLLRLARKGSMRAGQGGHAYLKEWLWWAGLLSMGAGEVANFAAYAFAPATLVTPLGALSVLVSAILSSYFLKEKLNLHGKIGCLLSILGSTVMVIHAPQEEEVETLNEMSHKLGDPGFVVFATLVVIVSLILIFVVGPRHGQTNILVYITICSVIGALSVSCVKGLGITIKELIAGKPVLKHPLSWILLLSLIICVSTQINYLNRALDIFNTSIVTPIYYVFFTTSVLTCSAILFKEWQHMSAADIIGTFSGFLTIIVGIFLLHAFKDVNFTLANLPVSLRKDDRAINGTLPTTYECFNHDEESSTCVGEIHSNESVPSRRNGSLAAF